A window of Leptotrichia wadei contains these coding sequences:
- a CDS encoding DpnD/PcfM family protein gives MKKFKIVIEEHVSGEFEIEAENTGKAFEIAEKNYYEGKFVLEPGNVTSRLMSVETTDGEECSEWIEF, from the coding sequence ATGAAAAAATTTAAAATAGTAATAGAAGAGCATGTTTCAGGAGAATTTGAAATTGAAGCAGAAAATACGGGAAAAGCTTTTGAAATTGCAGAAAAAAATTATTATGAGGGAAAATTTGTACTTGAGCCAGGAAATGTTACAAGTAGACTTATGTCTGTAGAAACAACAGATGGGGAAGAATGTTCAGAATGGATTGAATTTTAG
- a CDS encoding MtnX-like HAD-IB family phosphatase, whose product MSKKLIFLIDFDITISKKDSTDTLLSVHQPELKTNIRKKYRSGEITMKEYLQTGIESLNITKEQFLETLKLIGIDETFVDFVKSGIEFRIVSAGTKLNIAGVLRNYGINLDEKEIISNDIKFDGNKITVSFPYLDKEQYYGVDKKEAVQKYQDEGYTVYFVGDGPSDYRAIEVADFSFIRTGTRAIKFCEENEIDFFEFENFDEILDYLKKQG is encoded by the coding sequence TAATAGATTTTGATATTACAATTAGTAAAAAAGATTCGACAGATACACTACTTTCGGTGCATCAGCCAGAATTAAAGACGAATATTAGGAAAAAATATCGCAGTGGCGAGATTACGATGAAGGAATATTTGCAGACTGGGATTGAGAGTTTGAATATTACGAAAGAACAGTTTTTGGAAACATTGAAATTGATTGGGATTGATGAGACATTTGTGGATTTTGTGAAAAGTGGCATAGAATTTAGAATTGTGAGTGCTGGAACGAAATTGAATATTGCAGGCGTTCTTAGAAATTATGGAATTAATTTGGATGAAAAAGAAATTATCTCGAATGATATTAAATTTGATGGAAATAAAATCACAGTTTCGTTTCCTTACTTAGATAAAGAGCAGTATTACGGTGTTGACAAAAAAGAGGCTGTTCAGAAGTATCAAGATGAAGGTTATACAGTTTATTTCGTTGGAGACGGACCTTCAGATTACAGGGCGATTGAAGTGGCGGACTTTTCATTTATTAGAACTGGAACTCGAGCGATTAAGTTTTGTGAAGAAAATGAGATTGATTTTTTTGAGTTTGAGAATTTCGATGAGATTTTGGATTATTTGAAAAAACAGGGATAA
- a CDS encoding ACP phosphodiesterase: MNYLAHSVISLEIDKKMSESTLYGNFAGDFYKGKVDKIDLQENLKNGIILHRLIDKISDREENFLNEILREKFGIFKGIVSDMYVDHFLCKNFENIFCENPDFENVEKVERKIIKNIEKYDEFFPSDFKSFFDWLKREKVLARYKNLDFLERVFLGMSKRVRKGEILRSAIDELKRNYGKFEEKSLREFLFVKKEAEREFGLVEINKNT; this comes from the coding sequence ATGAATTATTTAGCTCATTCGGTTATATCGCTTGAAATTGACAAAAAGATGAGTGAAAGTACGCTTTACGGCAATTTTGCTGGAGATTTTTACAAGGGGAAAGTTGATAAAATTGATTTGCAGGAAAATTTGAAAAATGGGATAATTTTGCATAGATTGATTGATAAAATTTCTGATAGAGAAGAAAATTTTTTGAATGAGATTTTGCGAGAAAAATTTGGGATTTTTAAAGGGATTGTGTCGGATATGTATGTTGACCATTTTTTATGTAAAAATTTTGAGAATATTTTTTGCGAAAATCCTGATTTTGAGAATGTGGAAAAAGTTGAAAGAAAAATAATTAAAAATATTGAAAAATATGATGAATTTTTTCCAAGTGATTTTAAAAGTTTTTTTGACTGGTTGAAGAGAGAAAAAGTTTTGGCAAGATACAAAAATTTGGATTTTTTGGAGAGAGTTTTTCTGGGAATGTCGAAAAGAGTGAGAAAAGGGGAAATTCTTAGGAGCGCAATTGATGAGTTGAAAAGGAATTATGGTAAATTTGAGGAGAAATCGTTGAGAGAGTTTTTGTTTGTGAAGAAAGAAGCAGAAAGGGAATTTGGTTTGGTTGAGATTAATAAAAATACATAA